A DNA window from Ornithodoros turicata isolate Travis chromosome 10, ASM3712646v1, whole genome shotgun sequence contains the following coding sequences:
- the LOC135369794 gene encoding transducin-like enhancer protein 4 isoform X5 translates to MYPARHPVSSAMPVTGPAQQAGQPFKFTVTESCDRIKEEFGFLQAQYHSLKLECEKLASEKTEMQRHYVMYYEMSYGLNVEMHKQTEIAKRLNAIIAQILPFLSQEFQNTFQHQQQVAAAVERAKQVTMTELNAIIGLKSYRGQSLSLDLANSPFGPSGYNQNQQMHAQQMPAHAHAPPLPMLPHAAMAGLQPPGGGGLPPSTAAGLLALSSLGAPPPTPSHLAAAAAAAAALKDHRAAAAAAAAASAAQPPDDKRSSSVHSTEERHRNSISPGEREKFRTRSPDIEHDLKKRKKEEKDSDGEKSDQELVVDVANEDSVGPPNGTISPRENGNDKSLKKDHGNAHSPHSSVSSNASTPSSKHKDSEKSTTPVPKSVTPTSSGGSAAGSSGLKSGAKGPSLGPPYPYPLHGGAPGAHGMPADLSSSAYSQGMLHNSISPALNSYSRGLVGYDPHPSMRGPGFGSIPGGKPAYSFHVSAEGQMQPVPFPPDALIGAGIPRHARQINTLSHGEVVCAVTISNPTKYVYTGGKGCVKVWDISQPGSKSPVSQLDCLVSPSEQRDNYIRSCKLLPDGRTLIVGGEASTISIWDLAAPTPRIKAELTSSAPACYALAISPDSKVCFSCCSDGNIAVWDLQNQTLVRQFQGHTDGASCIDISSDGTKLWTGGLDNTVRSWDLREGRQLQQHDFTSQIFSLGYCPTGEWLAVGMESSNVEVLHCSKPDKYQLHLHESCVLSLKFASCGKWFVSTGKDNLLNAWRTPYGASIFQSKESSSVLSCDISSDDKYIVTGSGDKKATVYEVIY, encoded by the exons ATGTACCCGGCTAGACATCCTGTCAGCTCAGCCATGCCTGTCACC GGTCCTGCACAGCAAGCGGGCCAGCCTTTCAAATTCACAGTGACAGAGTCGTGCGACCGAATCAAAGAGGAGTTCGGGTTCCTACAAGCGCAATACCACAG CCTCAAACTGGAGTGCGAAAAACTGGCAAGCGAAAAGACAGAGATGCAGAGGCACTATGTGATG tACTACGAGATGAGCTATGGGCTTAACGTCGAAATGCACAAGCAG ACAGAGATTGCCAAGCGACTTAACGCTATCATCGCACAGATTCTGCCCTTTCTTTCGCAAGAG TTTCAAAACACCTTTCAGCACCAGCAACAAGTTGCAGCAGCAGTAGAACGAGCGAAGCAGGTTACTATGACGGAATTGAATGCTATAATAGGG TTGAAGTCCTATAGAGGCCAATCTCTCTCTTTGGATCTGGCCAACTCTCCTTTCGGCCCTTCAGGATACAATCAAAAT CAACAGATGCATGCCCAGCAGATGCCTGCGCATGCGCACGCACCTCCATTGCCCATGTTGCCGCATGCGGCCATGGCAGGTCTTCAGCCTCCAGGTGGCGGAGGTCTCCCGCCCAGCACGGCAGCGGGACTCCTAGCACTTTCGTCACTGGGTGCGCCGCCGCCGACCCCTTCACACCTAgctgcggcggcggcggcagccgCCGCACTCAAGGACCACCGAGCCGCAGCcgctgcagcagcagcggcgTCAGCAGCGCAGCCGCCCGACGACAAGAGGTCGTCGTCTG TTCATAGCACCGAGGAGAGACAT AGGAATTCCATCTCTCCAGGAGAAAGGGAAAAATTTCGGACACGTTCACCCGACATAGAACATGACctcaaaaaacgaaaaaaggaggagaag GACAGTGACGGAGAGAAGAGTGACCAAGAGCTTGTGGTGGATGTTGCAAACGAG GACTCTGTAGGCCCCCCAAACGGGACAATTTCCCCGAGAGAAAATGGCAACGACAAATCCCTAAAAAAAGACCACGGCAATGCACACTCGCCTCATAGCAGTGTGTCTTCAAATGCAAGTACACCATCTTCCAAGCACAAGGACAGTGAGAAGTCTACCACTCCTGTTCCAAAGTCTGTCACCCCCACGAGTTCTGGCGGAAGCGCGGCAGGCTCATCGGGTCTCAAGTCTGGAGCAAAGGGTCCTTCCTTGG GTCCCCCATACCCATacccactgcatggaggagcccCAGGAGCTCACGGGATGCCTGCGGACCTAAGTTCGTCCGCGTATTCCCAGGGCATGCTGCACAATAGCATCTCGCCTGCTCTCAACTCTTATTCACGAGGCTTG GTGGGTTATGATCCTCATCCATCCATGAGGGGTCCGGGGTTTGGATCAATTCCTGGAGGGAAACC GGCATATTCATTCCACGTGAGTGCAGAGGGCCAAATGCAACCCGTGCCTTTCCCTCCGGATGCGCTCATCGGAGCGGGTATTCCAAGGCATGCACGACAGATAAACACTCTGAGCCACGGTGAAGTCGTGTGCGCTGTTACCATCAGTAACCCAACTAAATACGTATACACTGGAGGAAAG ggctGTGTCAAGGTATGGGATATCAGTCAGCCTGGCAGCAAAAGTCCCGTGTCACAGTTGGACTGCTTGGTAAGTCCTTCTGAG CAACGCGACAACTACATTAGGTCATGTAAGCTGCTGCCTGATGGCCGGACATTGATTGTTGGTGGCGAGGCCAGCACCATATCCATCTGGGACCTGGCAGCT CCAACGCCCCGCATCAAAGCAGAGCTGACGTCAAGTGCTCCAGCTTGCTATGCGCTGGCCATCAGCCCCGACTCCAAGGTCTGCTTTAGCTGCTGTAGTGATGGTAACATCGCCGTCTGGGACCTGCAGAACCAGACCCTGGTCAG GCAGTTCCAGGGACACACGGATGGCGCTAGCTGTATCGATATATCAAGTGACGGAACGAAGCTATGGACAGGAGGTCTGGATAACACGGTTCGCTCTTGGGACCTCAGAGAA GGCAGGCAATTGCAACAGCACGACTTCACTTCCCAGATCTTCTCTCTGGGTTACTGTCCTACAGGCGAATGGCTGGCTGTTGG GATGGAAAGCAGTAATGTTGAGGTGCTGCATTGCAGCAAGCCTGACAAGTATCAGCTGCACTTGCATGAAAGCTGTGTATTGTCACTTAAATTTGCCTCTTGTGGCAAGTGGTTTGTCAGCACTGGCAAAGACAACCTGCTAAATGCCTGGAGGACACCGTATGGAGCAAGCATTTTCCag TCAAAAGAATCCTCATCAGTGCTGAGCTGTGACATCTCATCCGACGACAAATACATTGTGACTGGGTCGGGTGACAAGAAGGCGACGGTGTATGAAGTCATCTACTGA
- the LOC135369794 gene encoding transducin-like enhancer protein 4 isoform X4 yields MYPARHPVSSAMPVTGPAQQAGQPFKFTVTESCDRIKEEFGFLQAQYHSLKLECEKLASEKTEMQRHYVMYYEMSYGLNVEMHKQTEIAKRLNAIIAQILPFLSQEHQQQVAAAVERAKQVTMTELNAIIGLKSYRGQSLSLDLANSPFGPSGYNQNQQMHAQQMPAHAHAPPLPMLPHAAMAGLQPPGGGGLPPSTAAGLLALSSLGAPPPTPSHLAAAAAAAAALKDHRAAAAAAAAASAAQPPDDKRSSSVHSTEERHRNSISPGEREKFRTRSPDIEHDLKKRKKEEKVQISFQDSDGEKSDQELVVDVANEDSVGPPNGTISPRENGNDKSLKKDHGNAHSPHSSVSSNASTPSSKHKDSEKSTTPVPKSVTPTSSGGSAAGSSGLKSGAKGPSLGPPYPYPLHGGAPGAHGMPADLSSSAYSQGMLHNSISPALNSYSRGLVGYDPHPSMRGPGFGSIPGGKPAYSFHVSAEGQMQPVPFPPDALIGAGIPRHARQINTLSHGEVVCAVTISNPTKYVYTGGKGCVKVWDISQPGSKSPVSQLDCLVSPSEQRDNYIRSCKLLPDGRTLIVGGEASTISIWDLAAPTPRIKAELTSSAPACYALAISPDSKVCFSCCSDGNIAVWDLQNQTLVRQFQGHTDGASCIDISSDGTKLWTGGLDNTVRSWDLREGRQLQQHDFTSQIFSLGYCPTGEWLAVGMESSNVEVLHCSKPDKYQLHLHESCVLSLKFASCGKWFVSTGKDNLLNAWRTPYGASIFQSKESSSVLSCDISSDDKYIVTGSGDKKATVYEVIY; encoded by the exons ATGTACCCGGCTAGACATCCTGTCAGCTCAGCCATGCCTGTCACC GGTCCTGCACAGCAAGCGGGCCAGCCTTTCAAATTCACAGTGACAGAGTCGTGCGACCGAATCAAAGAGGAGTTCGGGTTCCTACAAGCGCAATACCACAG CCTCAAACTGGAGTGCGAAAAACTGGCAAGCGAAAAGACAGAGATGCAGAGGCACTATGTGATG tACTACGAGATGAGCTATGGGCTTAACGTCGAAATGCACAAGCAG ACAGAGATTGCCAAGCGACTTAACGCTATCATCGCACAGATTCTGCCCTTTCTTTCGCAAGAG CACCAGCAACAAGTTGCAGCAGCAGTAGAACGAGCGAAGCAGGTTACTATGACGGAATTGAATGCTATAATAGGG TTGAAGTCCTATAGAGGCCAATCTCTCTCTTTGGATCTGGCCAACTCTCCTTTCGGCCCTTCAGGATACAATCAAAAT CAACAGATGCATGCCCAGCAGATGCCTGCGCATGCGCACGCACCTCCATTGCCCATGTTGCCGCATGCGGCCATGGCAGGTCTTCAGCCTCCAGGTGGCGGAGGTCTCCCGCCCAGCACGGCAGCGGGACTCCTAGCACTTTCGTCACTGGGTGCGCCGCCGCCGACCCCTTCACACCTAgctgcggcggcggcggcagccgCCGCACTCAAGGACCACCGAGCCGCAGCcgctgcagcagcagcggcgTCAGCAGCGCAGCCGCCCGACGACAAGAGGTCGTCGTCTG TTCATAGCACCGAGGAGAGACAT AGGAATTCCATCTCTCCAGGAGAAAGGGAAAAATTTCGGACACGTTCACCCGACATAGAACATGACctcaaaaaacgaaaaaaggaggagaag GTACAAATATCATTTCAGGACAGTGACGGAGAGAAGAGTGACCAAGAGCTTGTGGTGGATGTTGCAAACGAG GACTCTGTAGGCCCCCCAAACGGGACAATTTCCCCGAGAGAAAATGGCAACGACAAATCCCTAAAAAAAGACCACGGCAATGCACACTCGCCTCATAGCAGTGTGTCTTCAAATGCAAGTACACCATCTTCCAAGCACAAGGACAGTGAGAAGTCTACCACTCCTGTTCCAAAGTCTGTCACCCCCACGAGTTCTGGCGGAAGCGCGGCAGGCTCATCGGGTCTCAAGTCTGGAGCAAAGGGTCCTTCCTTGG GTCCCCCATACCCATacccactgcatggaggagcccCAGGAGCTCACGGGATGCCTGCGGACCTAAGTTCGTCCGCGTATTCCCAGGGCATGCTGCACAATAGCATCTCGCCTGCTCTCAACTCTTATTCACGAGGCTTG GTGGGTTATGATCCTCATCCATCCATGAGGGGTCCGGGGTTTGGATCAATTCCTGGAGGGAAACC GGCATATTCATTCCACGTGAGTGCAGAGGGCCAAATGCAACCCGTGCCTTTCCCTCCGGATGCGCTCATCGGAGCGGGTATTCCAAGGCATGCACGACAGATAAACACTCTGAGCCACGGTGAAGTCGTGTGCGCTGTTACCATCAGTAACCCAACTAAATACGTATACACTGGAGGAAAG ggctGTGTCAAGGTATGGGATATCAGTCAGCCTGGCAGCAAAAGTCCCGTGTCACAGTTGGACTGCTTGGTAAGTCCTTCTGAG CAACGCGACAACTACATTAGGTCATGTAAGCTGCTGCCTGATGGCCGGACATTGATTGTTGGTGGCGAGGCCAGCACCATATCCATCTGGGACCTGGCAGCT CCAACGCCCCGCATCAAAGCAGAGCTGACGTCAAGTGCTCCAGCTTGCTATGCGCTGGCCATCAGCCCCGACTCCAAGGTCTGCTTTAGCTGCTGTAGTGATGGTAACATCGCCGTCTGGGACCTGCAGAACCAGACCCTGGTCAG GCAGTTCCAGGGACACACGGATGGCGCTAGCTGTATCGATATATCAAGTGACGGAACGAAGCTATGGACAGGAGGTCTGGATAACACGGTTCGCTCTTGGGACCTCAGAGAA GGCAGGCAATTGCAACAGCACGACTTCACTTCCCAGATCTTCTCTCTGGGTTACTGTCCTACAGGCGAATGGCTGGCTGTTGG GATGGAAAGCAGTAATGTTGAGGTGCTGCATTGCAGCAAGCCTGACAAGTATCAGCTGCACTTGCATGAAAGCTGTGTATTGTCACTTAAATTTGCCTCTTGTGGCAAGTGGTTTGTCAGCACTGGCAAAGACAACCTGCTAAATGCCTGGAGGACACCGTATGGAGCAAGCATTTTCCag TCAAAAGAATCCTCATCAGTGCTGAGCTGTGACATCTCATCCGACGACAAATACATTGTGACTGGGTCGGGTGACAAGAAGGCGACGGTGTATGAAGTCATCTACTGA
- the LOC135369794 gene encoding transducin-like enhancer protein 4 isoform X9, with translation MYPARHPVSSAMPVTGPAQQAGQPFKFTVTESCDRIKEEFGFLQAQYHSLKLECEKLASEKTEMQRHYVMYYEMSYGLNVEMHKQTEIAKRLNAIIAQILPFLSQEFQNTFQHQQQVAAAVERAKQVTMTELNAIIGLKSYRGQSLSLDLANSPFGPSGYNQNQQMHAQQMPAHAHAPPLPMLPHAAMAGLQPPGGGGLPPSTAAGLLALSSLGAPPPTPSHLAAAAAAAAALKDHRAAAAAAAAASAAQPPDDKRSSSVHSTEERHRNSISPGEREKFRTRSPDIEHDLKKRKKEEKDSDGEKSDQELVVDVANEDSVGPPNGTISPRENGNDKSLKKDHGNAHSPHSSVSSNASTPSSKHKDSEKSTTPVPKSVTPTSSGGSAAGSSGLKSGAKGPSLGPPYPYPLHGGAPGAHGMPADLSSSAYSQGMLHNSISPALNSYSRGLVGYDPHPSMRGPGFGSIPGGKPAYSFHVSAEGQMQPVPFPPDALIGAGIPRHARQINTLSHGEVVCAVTISNPTKYVYTGGKGCVKVWDISQPGSKSPVSQLDCLQRDNYIRSCKLLPDGRTLIVGGEASTISIWDLAAPTPRIKAELTSSAPACYALAISPDSKVCFSCCSDGNIAVWDLQNQTLVRQFQGHTDGASCIDISSDGTKLWTGGLDNTVRSWDLREGRQLQQHDFTSQIFSLGYCPTGEWLAVG, from the exons ATGTACCCGGCTAGACATCCTGTCAGCTCAGCCATGCCTGTCACC GGTCCTGCACAGCAAGCGGGCCAGCCTTTCAAATTCACAGTGACAGAGTCGTGCGACCGAATCAAAGAGGAGTTCGGGTTCCTACAAGCGCAATACCACAG CCTCAAACTGGAGTGCGAAAAACTGGCAAGCGAAAAGACAGAGATGCAGAGGCACTATGTGATG tACTACGAGATGAGCTATGGGCTTAACGTCGAAATGCACAAGCAG ACAGAGATTGCCAAGCGACTTAACGCTATCATCGCACAGATTCTGCCCTTTCTTTCGCAAGAG TTTCAAAACACCTTTCAGCACCAGCAACAAGTTGCAGCAGCAGTAGAACGAGCGAAGCAGGTTACTATGACGGAATTGAATGCTATAATAGGG TTGAAGTCCTATAGAGGCCAATCTCTCTCTTTGGATCTGGCCAACTCTCCTTTCGGCCCTTCAGGATACAATCAAAAT CAACAGATGCATGCCCAGCAGATGCCTGCGCATGCGCACGCACCTCCATTGCCCATGTTGCCGCATGCGGCCATGGCAGGTCTTCAGCCTCCAGGTGGCGGAGGTCTCCCGCCCAGCACGGCAGCGGGACTCCTAGCACTTTCGTCACTGGGTGCGCCGCCGCCGACCCCTTCACACCTAgctgcggcggcggcggcagccgCCGCACTCAAGGACCACCGAGCCGCAGCcgctgcagcagcagcggcgTCAGCAGCGCAGCCGCCCGACGACAAGAGGTCGTCGTCTG TTCATAGCACCGAGGAGAGACAT AGGAATTCCATCTCTCCAGGAGAAAGGGAAAAATTTCGGACACGTTCACCCGACATAGAACATGACctcaaaaaacgaaaaaaggaggagaag GACAGTGACGGAGAGAAGAGTGACCAAGAGCTTGTGGTGGATGTTGCAAACGAG GACTCTGTAGGCCCCCCAAACGGGACAATTTCCCCGAGAGAAAATGGCAACGACAAATCCCTAAAAAAAGACCACGGCAATGCACACTCGCCTCATAGCAGTGTGTCTTCAAATGCAAGTACACCATCTTCCAAGCACAAGGACAGTGAGAAGTCTACCACTCCTGTTCCAAAGTCTGTCACCCCCACGAGTTCTGGCGGAAGCGCGGCAGGCTCATCGGGTCTCAAGTCTGGAGCAAAGGGTCCTTCCTTGG GTCCCCCATACCCATacccactgcatggaggagcccCAGGAGCTCACGGGATGCCTGCGGACCTAAGTTCGTCCGCGTATTCCCAGGGCATGCTGCACAATAGCATCTCGCCTGCTCTCAACTCTTATTCACGAGGCTTG GTGGGTTATGATCCTCATCCATCCATGAGGGGTCCGGGGTTTGGATCAATTCCTGGAGGGAAACC GGCATATTCATTCCACGTGAGTGCAGAGGGCCAAATGCAACCCGTGCCTTTCCCTCCGGATGCGCTCATCGGAGCGGGTATTCCAAGGCATGCACGACAGATAAACACTCTGAGCCACGGTGAAGTCGTGTGCGCTGTTACCATCAGTAACCCAACTAAATACGTATACACTGGAGGAAAG ggctGTGTCAAGGTATGGGATATCAGTCAGCCTGGCAGCAAAAGTCCCGTGTCACAGTTGGACTGCTTG CAACGCGACAACTACATTAGGTCATGTAAGCTGCTGCCTGATGGCCGGACATTGATTGTTGGTGGCGAGGCCAGCACCATATCCATCTGGGACCTGGCAGCT CCAACGCCCCGCATCAAAGCAGAGCTGACGTCAAGTGCTCCAGCTTGCTATGCGCTGGCCATCAGCCCCGACTCCAAGGTCTGCTTTAGCTGCTGTAGTGATGGTAACATCGCCGTCTGGGACCTGCAGAACCAGACCCTGGTCAG GCAGTTCCAGGGACACACGGATGGCGCTAGCTGTATCGATATATCAAGTGACGGAACGAAGCTATGGACAGGAGGTCTGGATAACACGGTTCGCTCTTGGGACCTCAGAGAA GGCAGGCAATTGCAACAGCACGACTTCACTTCCCAGATCTTCTCTCTGGGTTACTGTCCTACAGGCGAATGGCTGGCTGTTGGGTAG